In Gemmatimonadota bacterium, the DNA window GTGCGCCGGTCTCCAGGGTACCGCGGCCATCCCTCAAGCCGAACACGTCGGCGCCCCGGGTGGTCAGCATCTCGAGGATCTCGGCGGGAGTCGCTAGGCCGGTGGCGCAGGCGGCCCGCGCCTCCTCGAGCAATGTAGCCGAGCCGCTGAGCGTTGAATCGGTCCCCAAGCAGACGCGCAGGCTGGTCTTGAGCTCCGCGACCGCCGCAGTACGGCCGAAGAGGTAAATGTTCGAGGCCGGGCACCAGACTACGGCTACGCCCAGATCGCCCAGCCTCGCCACCCAGGCCGGCGGCACCGCGATGGCGTGCACCAGCACGGTCCCGGGTCCCAGGAGTCCGAGCCGGTGCAGGCGTTCGACCTCCCCTGCTGACTCCTCACCCACGCCCTCGGCTGCATGGATCACAAAAGGACAGCCGTTGCGTCGCGCAGCCGCACGGGTGAGATCCCGGCTGTAGCCCAGCGAGTGGGCCCACCGGCAATGCCTCAGTACCTTCACAGGAAAGCGCCGGCCGAAGACACGGCGGTAGTACGGGTTGTGGTGCACCACCGTCGTGACGCCCCCCAAGAGGTTCCGGTACGCGCCCCACCAGAGACGGTCGGCCAGGGGAATGCGCAGCAGCTCCCGGACGGGAGGCTCCTGGGGACGATAAATCTCGCGGGCCCACTCGTAGAAATCGCGGTACGGCGGCCGCCCCATCCGCGGGAATACGTCCAGCTCGAGGTGGTCATGAGCATTGATCAGCCCGGGGAGCACTGTGTAGTCGGCCGCGTCCAGCACCCGCTCACCGCGGCGTGGCGCGAGGCGGCGCGCGGCCCCAACGACCCTACCACGGCCGATCCGGATATCGCCCTGCCGGGTCGCGCCCAGGGAGTGCCAGCAAACGTTTCGGAGTAGCAGGCCCATAGCAGAAGCGTTCTCTAGCAAGGAGCTCGGGAGCTTTTCAGTGCCGTAGTATAGTGCCTCCTGCCCAGGCCCCGAACAGCAGCGGCCGCGCAATGTCGAGGGCCCGCGCCATTCCGTGCTGCCCGTAGCAGGCAACCTAGCGCCTCACGGCTCCTGCCGTCGGTGAGGAGTGCGGTTGCCATTTCCAGCAGGTTTCGCACGAGGCGCTGGCGGGCGAGGTCGCACAGATCAACATCCTGTACCTCGCTGAGCAGCCGAGTGTAGATGTGGACGAACCCGATGAACGACTCGGGACCTGACCACCGCTCGGTCCTGCGCCCAGTGTGATGCCGGACATATGCCAAGCACTCGGGCACGCCCACCGTCGGCCAAGCCAGGGCCAGGCGGAGCAGGAAGGCGTAATCCTCGCGGTTTGTGTCCTCGTCGAAGCCCCCGATCTTCTCGAAGGCCGTTCTCCTGAGCAGTACGGTGGCCAGAGCAGGTGCCGCCTCTGCGACAATCACATCGCGCGCTATCCAGCCGGAGAGTGCTACGGATGCACCGGCCCGGAACGGTATCCGAATACCCTCGGCATCGATCAACTCGTACTGCGTATGCGACCAGCAGCCGTCTTGCATGCGGGATAGCTGGACCTCAAGCTTCTGCGGAGCCCAGAGGTCGTCCGAGTCTAGAAAGGCCAGGTACTCGCCCCGCGCCGCCCGCGCTCCCTCATTGCGAATTTGAGCCACATTGCCCGTATGCGGGAGCGTGAGGTAGCGCACCCTTGGGTCGGTAAGCCCTGCGATATACCGCTGCGTTTCGTCGGTTGAGCTGTCGTCTGCCACAATGAGTTCCAATTCTCCGTGCGTCTGCTGCAGCACGGAGTCGACTGCCAAACGCAGCAGCGAAAGCCGGTTATACGTCGGTACGATCACCGAAACCGAGGACATCACCCTGCTCGCGACATAAAAGGTTTTTGCGCTCCAAAAGCCTCTCGAGAGGCGTCGTGACCAAGCCTTCGGGCGCGGAGCGCCAGCACCACAGGGAAGCCCTCGTGGCGCGGCTCGCGCAGCGCCTCCAGCCGGAGCCCCAGCTCGCCGAAGGCCGCCATGTAGTCCTCGAGCAGGTGCACGTGCTGCTCGATGGCGAAGGTCCGTCCGCTCGCCGCATCGGCGAAGGTGCGCTGCCAGCCGCGCAGCGTCGCGTAGGGGTGGAAATCGGTCACCACCAGGGCGCCGTCCGCGCGCAGCACGCGCGCCATCTCGCGCAACGCGGCGCGCAGCGAGGCGATGTGCCCGAGCACCAGCGCTGAAACCACCACGTCAAAGGACGCGGCGCGGAAGGGGAGCGAGAGCGCATCTGCGGCCACGCGGTCGCCGCCCGCTCCACGCTCGGGCGGCGCCGCCTCGAGCATCCGCGGCGAGAGGTCCACGCTCACCACCGCGCCCGCGCCCCGCTCGAGCGCCAGGGCGCCGGCCCGGCCGCGGCCGCAGCCAAGGTCGAGCACGCGGCTCCCCTGCACCTCCGGCAGTACCTCGGCCAGCACGGCCGCCTCGATTCGGTGCAGCGGGCTGGCGGGCTCGCCGTAGTTTGGCGCCCAGCGGTCGTACGCTTCCCGCGGCCGCAGCACGGGCAGGCCGTTGCGGCCGAGCAGTCGCTGCCAGCCGCGCCAAAGGGTGCGGCGGCCGAGGCCCCGGCCGATCATGGGGTGGCAGCCAGGGCCAGGTCCGCTTCGGCCCGCGGCGTGACCGCGGTGACGAACGCCGCATGGGCCGCAGAATGAGCGGCTCTCTCCCGTGCGCCGATCATTCGCGCTCCAGCACCAGGGCGTAGTGATCGTTCAGCCAGCTCGCTGGGAACCGGCCGGCCAGGCGCGCCTCCCAGCGAGCTGCCGCCTGGAAGAGCCGCGGCCGGCGCTCGACCAGGTGCTCGAGGTAGGGTGGCGGCAGCAGCACGCCGATCCCGCGGCGCTCGCGCACGCGGAAGCCCGGCCGGAACTCGCCCGCCAGGCGCAAGGGTGAGGGGTACCAGACGCGCACCGTGGCAGCCTCGCCGATGCGCGCGGTGCCACCGCGGCGGAAGCGGCGCAGCGCCGTGCGCAGCCGCCCGTGCGCCAG includes these proteins:
- a CDS encoding methyltransferase domain-containing protein encodes the protein MIGRGLGRRTLWRGWQRLLGRNGLPVLRPREAYDRWAPNYGEPASPLHRIEAAVLAEVLPEVQGSRVLDLGCGRGRAGALALERGAGAVVSVDLSPRMLEAAPPERGAGGDRVAADALSLPFRAASFDVVVSALVLGHIASLRAALREMARVLRADGALVVTDFHPYATLRGWQRTFADAASGRTFAIEQHVHLLEDYMAAFGELGLRLEALREPRHEGFPVVLALRARRLGHDASREAFGAQKPFMSRAG
- a CDS encoding glycosyltransferase family 2 protein; the encoded protein is MSSVSVIVPTYNRLSLLRLAVDSVLQQTHGELELIVADDSSTDETQRYIAGLTDPRVRYLTLPHTGNVAQIRNEGARAARGEYLAFLDSDDLWAPQKLEVQLSRMQDGCWSHTQYELIDAEGIRIPFRAGASVALSGWIARDVIVAEAAPALATVLLRRTAFEKIGGFDEDTNREDYAFLLRLALAWPTVGVPECLAYVRHHTGRRTERWSGPESFIGFVHIYTRLLSEVQDVDLCDLARQRLVRNLLEMATALLTDGRSREALGCLLRAARNGAGPRHCAAAAVRGLGRRHYTTALKSSRAPC
- a CDS encoding amidohydrolase family protein, whose product is MGLLLRNVCWHSLGATRQGDIRIGRGRVVGAARRLAPRRGERVLDAADYTVLPGLINAHDHLELDVFPRMGRPPYRDFYEWAREIYRPQEPPVRELLRIPLADRLWWGAYRNLLGGVTTVVHHNPYYRRVFGRRFPVKVLRHCRWAHSLGYSRDLTRAAARRNGCPFVIHAAEGVGEESAGEVERLHRLGLLGPGTVLVHAIAVPPAWVARLGDLGVAVVWCPASNIYLFGRTAAVAELKTSLRVCLGTDSTLSGSATLLEEARAACATGLATPAEILEMLTTRGADVFGLRDGRGTLETGAPADLVLLRKRGEHPAATLVDSTAADVGLVLVDGRPRLAEPAFAAELDAGRANVRIAGAPRWLYGSPVERMERMAAAAGEEALRQNPVWSLLEAA